AACCATATCCAGTCTTTCCTTTGCTCAATACTTCGCACCACAACCTGATCCCTGCTTTGGTAGCGTCAGAACGAAGACTTCTGGCAAAAGGCTTTAGGTGCTTGTTGTAAAAATTATTTTGCTCCATTGCGAAAGACAAGCCTAAGTTTTCATCCCCCTACCCCTTTCAAAGGGGGACTTTCTTCTTATATTAATTCTATACTTTGCTTATCCTCACCGTTCTCTCCACGCCGTCCTCTCCTACTTCCAGCTCCAACAAAAGGTAATGTTCAGGCAGCAGGTTTGGGATCATTGAGGGCCATTCGATCAGGCATAGCTTACCAGATTCTAAATACTCGAGCACGCCAATGTCGAGCGCCTCGCGTTCTTCCTGTATCCTATAAAAATCGAAATGGTAAATAAGTTTCCCGGCGGCGCCTTCGTACTCGTTTACAAGGGCAAAGGTAGGGCTGCTGACGTTCTCCTGCACGCCCAACTGCCGGCAAAGTTCTTTGATTAGCGTTGTTTTTCCAGCGCCCATCTGCCCTTCAAACAATATGACAGGTGCTGTGACAGCCTCCCTTAGAAGCACAGAAGCCGCCGCTGGCAAATCTTCCAACGACGACATCTTGATTTGTGCTCGTTCAACTCCTGTGCTATACATTCTTCGGTGTTAGCGTTATAAACGGTATGATCACTTCCTCCAGCGATATCCCCCCATGCTGGAAGGTATCTTTGTAGTAGTTCACATAATAGTTAAAGTTATTCGGATAGGCGAAGAAGTAGTCCTCTATCGCAAATACAAACGTAGTGGAAACGTTGGCTTTAGGCAAGAAAAATCGCTCAGGTTTCGGCACCGTGAACACATCTTTGTCGGTATAGCCCAGGTTCTTGCCGTGCTTGTAGCGCAGGTTGGTGTTGGTGTTGCGGTCTCCGATGATTTTAAAGGGCTTTTTCACACGTATGGTACCGTGATCGGTGGTGATGATGAGCTTGCCTTTTTTATCCGCAATGGCCTTCAGCGTATCAAACAAAGGCGAGTGCAGGAACCACGATTTGGTAATAGAGCGGTACGCTGATTCGTCCGGGGCCAACTCGCGCACCATATTGCTGTCGGTACGGGCATGGGAGAGCATGTCCACGAAGTTATACACGATCACGTTCAGCTTGTTGTTGTCGAGGTTGCTGAACTTGCCGAGCAGGTCCCTTCCGGCGGCCACATTCGTAATTTTATGGTAACTGTGCTTGTCGGCCACCTTGTTCTGCTGAAACTGAATGTCCAGAAAATCGGCTTCGTGCAGGTTCTTGCCTTCTTCCTCGTCATCGCCTACCCACATGTTCGGGTATTTTTTGGCAATTTCAGTTGGCAGCATCCCCGAGAAAATAGCGTTTCGGGCATAAGCCGTGGTGGTGGGAAGTATGGAATAGAACATTTCCTCCGAATCCACGGTGAAGTAGTCCAATATGAGCGGCTCCAATACCTTCCACTGATCGTAGCGCAGGTTGTCGATCAGCAGGAAGTATACGGGGCGCTCTGTTTCCTTCATGATCGGGAACACACGCTTCTTAAACAGCTGGTGCGACATCAGCGGCGCATCCTCGTCCTCGTCGTTTATCCAATCCTCGTAGTTGTCCATGATAAAACGAGCAAAGTTGGAGTTCGCCTCGTCTTTCTGCATGTTGATGACGTCGGCCATACTTTTGTTTTCCGTCTCGTCGATCTCCAGCTCCCAGTACACCAGCTTCTTATAGATATCGGCCCACTCCACCGAGCTTAGGCGCTCGCCAAACGACATGCCCAGCTGCCGGAAGTCACGCTGATAGCTCATATTCGTTTTCTCGCTCACGAGGCGCTTGTTGTCGAGCAACTTCTTTACGGACAGCAATATCTGGTTCGGGTTGAGCGGCTTGATGAGGTAATCGGAGATGCGGGAGCCAATGGCTTCCTCCATAATGTGCTCCTCCTCGCTCTTGGTGATCATGATGACAGGTACGGTGGGGCGTATGTTCTTCAGCTCTGTGAGTGTCTCCAACCCGCTTATTCCGGGCATGTTCTCGTCCAGAAACACGATGTCGAAAATCTTGTCTTTGAACTCCTCAATGGCGTCTGATCCGCTGTTTACTGGGGTAATGTCGTAGCCGCGGTCTTCCAGGAAAAGGATGTGCGGCTTGAGCAGGTCGATCTCATCATCGGCCCATAAAATATTGTATCTTTGCATAGTTTTATACTTAGTTAGCGTAGTTATACACGTTGTAATTCTCTAATAAGTTAGAAGCCGAAGCGTTAAAAGGTTTTTGCAGGTTTAAAGCTGCCGTTTCCTCCATTGCTGCAGAGCGAATAGTGTCATTCTAAAATATATTTCGCTCCTGAACGGCAAACAGTGTGCCTGAAAATTTATCCCTGCTTCAGATTTATACTTACCATACGAAACCCTATTGTTCAGTGAACAAGAAAAAAATATTCAACGACCCTGTCTACGGGTTCATCACGGCCCCAACAGAGCTTACCTTTGATATCATCGAGCACCCTTACTTCCAGCGCCTGCGCCGTATCAAGCAGCTTGGCCTGACGGAAATGGTGTACCCGGGGGCACTGCATACCCGCTTCCACCATGCGTTGGGAGCCATGCACCTGATGGACACGGCCCTGCAAACGCTGCGCAGTAAAAATAACGAAATTAACGATACCGAATTTGAGGCATCGCTTGTCTCTATCCTTTTGCACGATATCGGCCATGGCCCCTTCTCCCATGCCCTGGAGACGGCCATCTTCAAAAATGTACACCACGAGCACCTCTCGCTGCACATCATGCACATGCTTAACGCGCATTTTGACGGAAGATTGAGCCTGGCCATCGATATCTTCAAAGATAACTACGAGCGTCGTTTCTTTCACCAGCTTGTTTCGAGCCAATTGGACGTGGACCGCCTCGACTACCTGAACCGCGACAGCTTCTACACAGGTGTTTACGAGGGCAAGATAGGTGCTGACCGCATCATCAAGATGCTGGATGTGGCCAACGACAAACTGGTGGTGGAAGAAAAGGCCATTTATAGTATAGAGAATTTCCTGGTGAGCCGCCGCCTGATGTACTGGCAGGTATACCTGCACAAAACCGTGATCAGTGCCGAACACATGGTGCTGCGCGTGGTGCAGCGGGCACGGGAGCTGATGCAGAACGGTGTAGACGTACCCGCCAGCCCCTGCCTGCAGTTCTTCCTGGCCTCAGACCTGACGATGGATGATTTTAAAAACGACAAGCGCATACTGGAGCGCTTCGTGTCGCTCGATGACCACGACGTATGGAGCGGCATTAAATTGTGGGCCACGCACCCCGATTTCATACTTTCGTACCTGGCCCAAAGTATCCTGAACCGTAAACTCTTCAAAGTATACATTTCCAGTAACTCCATTGAAGAGGACATGCTGCTGGGCATCAGCGAGCTCGTGCAGGAGAAGTATAAAATATCCGAAGAGGACGTGAAATACCTTATGATCTCGGGCAAAATCAGCAACAACGCTTACGATGTGGAGGGCCAGACCATCGACATGCTCACTAAAACAGGCTACGTGGTGGATGTAGCCGAAGCCTCTGACCTGCCCAACATCCGGGCTCTGAGCTATAAAGTGGAGAAGCACTTCGTTTGTTACCCGAAGGAAGTGGCGCATTAAGGTTACCCCTCCCCAGCCCTCCCCTAAAAACAGGGGAGGGAATTAGGCTGAAGCTCCGTCAGCGGTGGCTATTTGACTGGGGAATTATCAGCAAGAGTAAAACATCCCCTGCCCCCTTCAAAGGGGGACTTGGCATAAGTTGCGGCTAGTTGAACTGATTCCAGTCCTTGGGTGGGGGTAGGGGCCCTCGAAAAAGAGCGACTTTGGAGTTTTTCGGTCCCGCGGGAGCGGGATTGCGAAGCGCAGCGAGCAAAGAAAAGGTCCTAGCGCAATGCCCTTACCGAGGGCCCCTACCCCAGCCGTGAGCGCTCCAAAGTTAGAGGTGAAACAGTAGGTTTCTGGGAGCTGGAGGATAAGCAGCAGCTAGAAGGGATAGCTTAGGTTCAAGTTGCACCTAGCCTAAGCAGTTAAAGGCACAAGCGGACGCTTGCGCCATAGGCCAAACATCCCGCCCATCCATTCACCCCACAAATCCTGATTCAGACAATTTCTGGCTCCTCTCAGCCAAACTATATTCTAAAAATGGATGTGACGGGCGGCAAGATTTTGTTAAGTTTGCACCCCCATAGCATTAGCGTTTTTAAGTTTTTGCTCTAATTTTACAAAATGGAATTTACTGTTCAACAGATAGCTGAACTGCTTCAGGGCACGGTAGAGGGAGATAGTTCTGTCAAGGTCAGCACTTTAGCAAAAATTGAAGAAGCCCAGGCTGGCGCTCTTGCGTTTCTATCGAACCCGAAGTACGAGGCATATCTATACAGCACCAGTGCCAGCGCGGTAATCGTTTCTGACAAACTGGAGCTTAAAAAAGCGACTGCTGCCACGCTCATCCGCGTATCAGATCCCTATTCCAGCTTTTCTACCCTATTACATTACTACCACACCGCCCTACTAGCCTCTAAAACGGGCGTAGAAGAACCTTGCTTCATGGGCCAGGGCAGCCAGATAGGCGAAAACCATTACCGTGGCGCCTTCTCCTACATCGGTGCGAACTGCAAGATTGGGGCAAATGTGCGCATTTTCCCGCAGGTATACATTGGCGACAATGTGCAGATAGGCGACAACACCACCATTTTTGCCGGCGTTAAACTATACACCAACACCGTTGTGGGAAGCAATTGCACCATCCACTCCGGTGCTGTGCTTGGCAGCGACGGCTTTGGCTGGGCGCCACAGCCGGATGGCACGTACAAAGCAGTTCCGCAGATCGGCAACGTTATTCTGGAGGACGATATTTCTATTGGGGCCAATACCGCCATCGACTGCGCCACCATGGGCTCTACGCTTATCCGAAAAGGAACGAAGATCGACAACCTGGTGCAGATCGCGCACAACGTGGAGATCGGTTCTGATACCGTTGTGGCCTCGCAAACAGGCATTTCAGGCTCCACCAGGGTCGGGAACAACTGCGTTATTGCAGGCCAGGTGGGCATTGTAGGGCATATTACCATCGCCAACAAA
Above is a window of Pontibacter akesuensis DNA encoding:
- the tsaE gene encoding tRNA (adenosine(37)-N6)-threonylcarbamoyltransferase complex ATPase subunit type 1 TsaE is translated as MSSLEDLPAAASVLLREAVTAPVILFEGQMGAGKTTLIKELCRQLGVQENVSSPTFALVNEYEGAAGKLIYHFDFYRIQEEREALDIGVLEYLESGKLCLIEWPSMIPNLLPEHYLLLELEVGEDGVERTVRISKV
- the porX gene encoding T9SS response regulator signal transducer PorX, whose protein sequence is MQRYNILWADDEIDLLKPHILFLEDRGYDITPVNSGSDAIEEFKDKIFDIVFLDENMPGISGLETLTELKNIRPTVPVIMITKSEEEHIMEEAIGSRISDYLIKPLNPNQILLSVKKLLDNKRLVSEKTNMSYQRDFRQLGMSFGERLSSVEWADIYKKLVYWELEIDETENKSMADVINMQKDEANSNFARFIMDNYEDWINDEDEDAPLMSHQLFKKRVFPIMKETERPVYFLLIDNLRYDQWKVLEPLILDYFTVDSEEMFYSILPTTTAYARNAIFSGMLPTEIAKKYPNMWVGDDEEEGKNLHEADFLDIQFQQNKVADKHSYHKITNVAAGRDLLGKFSNLDNNKLNVIVYNFVDMLSHARTDSNMVRELAPDESAYRSITKSWFLHSPLFDTLKAIADKKGKLIITTDHGTIRVKKPFKIIGDRNTNTNLRYKHGKNLGYTDKDVFTVPKPERFFLPKANVSTTFVFAIEDYFFAYPNNFNYYVNYYKDTFQHGGISLEEVIIPFITLTPKNV
- a CDS encoding HD domain-containing protein, producing the protein MNKKKIFNDPVYGFITAPTELTFDIIEHPYFQRLRRIKQLGLTEMVYPGALHTRFHHALGAMHLMDTALQTLRSKNNEINDTEFEASLVSILLHDIGHGPFSHALETAIFKNVHHEHLSLHIMHMLNAHFDGRLSLAIDIFKDNYERRFFHQLVSSQLDVDRLDYLNRDSFYTGVYEGKIGADRIIKMLDVANDKLVVEEKAIYSIENFLVSRRLMYWQVYLHKTVISAEHMVLRVVQRARELMQNGVDVPASPCLQFFLASDLTMDDFKNDKRILERFVSLDDHDVWSGIKLWATHPDFILSYLAQSILNRKLFKVYISSNSIEEDMLLGISELVQEKYKISEEDVKYLMISGKISNNAYDVEGQTIDMLTKTGYVVDVAEASDLPNIRALSYKVEKHFVCYPKEVAH
- the lpxD gene encoding UDP-3-O-(3-hydroxymyristoyl)glucosamine N-acyltransferase, which gives rise to MEFTVQQIAELLQGTVEGDSSVKVSTLAKIEEAQAGALAFLSNPKYEAYLYSTSASAVIVSDKLELKKATAATLIRVSDPYSSFSTLLHYYHTALLASKTGVEEPCFMGQGSQIGENHYRGAFSYIGANCKIGANVRIFPQVYIGDNVQIGDNTTIFAGVKLYTNTVVGSNCTIHSGAVLGSDGFGWAPQPDGTYKAVPQIGNVILEDDISIGANTAIDCATMGSTLIRKGTKIDNLVQIAHNVEIGSDTVVASQTGISGSTRVGNNCVIAGQVGIVGHITIANKTTVGAQSGVSKSIKQEGTIIQGSPAFDYKQNLRAMTVFRKLPDLQREIELLKEKV